In Rubripirellula tenax, the following are encoded in one genomic region:
- a CDS encoding serine/threonine protein kinase → MTNVSPQRFPTIHVASTNNGQSGNSTAILGIWRLGSLLHRSPTAELNLTQPADSVGSPRWDYVIKRAIGEDVESRRQINQFVAAASTIVHPNLVAVLDASNSSTTPYVVMPRLDGVTMQAHLDATDRKPLPVALWLVRQVAQALDALHSAGWIHGDVKPENTIVGSRGHVTLVDLGFACRIHTVAGSHFRGTPAYSAPETMSGNHAALPSADVFSLGRILWKWLTHTHPTNRSTLEPIADLVESMVSDDMNQRPTAGRVAKQLLKLEIETLGQHIGPADGIRRAA, encoded by the coding sequence GTGACAAACGTATCGCCCCAACGTTTCCCAACGATTCATGTTGCCAGTACGAACAACGGCCAGTCGGGAAACTCGACGGCGATCCTTGGAATTTGGCGACTCGGTTCGTTGTTGCATCGCAGCCCGACCGCAGAATTGAATCTGACTCAACCGGCCGATTCGGTCGGCAGCCCTCGTTGGGACTACGTCATCAAACGAGCGATCGGCGAAGACGTGGAAAGCCGGCGACAGATCAACCAATTTGTTGCCGCTGCGTCCACGATCGTTCACCCCAACTTGGTCGCCGTCTTGGATGCGTCGAATTCATCAACCACTCCCTACGTGGTGATGCCGCGTCTGGACGGCGTCACGATGCAGGCCCACCTGGACGCCACCGACCGCAAGCCTTTGCCGGTCGCTTTGTGGCTGGTGCGTCAAGTCGCTCAAGCGCTGGACGCGTTGCACAGCGCCGGCTGGATTCACGGTGATGTGAAACCCGAAAACACGATCGTCGGATCCCGAGGACACGTGACGCTGGTCGATCTCGGGTTTGCGTGCCGGATTCACACCGTTGCGGGAAGTCACTTTCGCGGAACACCAGCCTATTCGGCGCCCGAAACGATGTCCGGAAACCATGCCGCACTGCCGTCGGCCGACGTGTTTTCGCTCGGTCGCATTCTGTGGAAGTGGTTGACGCACACACATCCGACGAACCGTTCGACGTTGGAACCGATTGCCGACTTGGTCGAATCAATGGTCTCCGACGACATGAACCAGCGCCCTACGGCTGGTCGCGTTGCGAAACAGTTGTTGAAACTGGAAATCGAAACGTTGGGCCAACACATCGGTCCCGCGGACGGCATTCGCCGCGCCGCGTAA
- the gpmI gene encoding 2,3-bisphosphoglycerate-independent phosphoglycerate mutase, translating into MQVRRKPVVLIVRDGWGENPNRDADASNAIVQATTPVSDRLMNEYPNTLVKTSGEDVGLPEGVMGNSEVGHQNIGAGRIVDQEVMRITRAIRSGAFFTNAVVQGAVQHAKANGGTLHLIGLMSDGRVHSDIQHAYAFIQVAKDAGLGRDGLAIHAITDGRDTSPTSGVKFVGDLEKKCEEIGAGHVATVIGRFFAMDRDFRWDRVQKAYDLLTKGSERTAPTASAAIANYYDNPTTPSVTGDEFVEPTSITSASGPSKIKPGDAVIFMNYRGDRPRELTKAFVYDDAAWSGIEGGGFDRGKKIDNLYFATMAGYETGLPVEVIFEKPAKMPHILGEYISSLGLHQFRCAETEKYPHVTFFFNDYRDEPFVEEERGMAPSPRDVSTYDQKPEMSADEVASKVLAEIEKGEADLIVVNFANGDMVGHTGVLAAAVKAVEKVDACVGKVVDATLAKGGSLVVTADHGNCEQMIDPETGGPHTAHTTFEVPLIVVEPGLDGKKLRSGGRLADIAPTVLALMGLPKPDEMTGESLVDL; encoded by the coding sequence GTGCAAGTTCGTCGAAAACCCGTTGTTCTGATCGTTCGTGATGGTTGGGGCGAGAACCCCAACCGCGATGCCGACGCCTCCAACGCGATCGTACAGGCCACCACGCCGGTCAGCGACCGATTAATGAACGAGTATCCCAACACTTTGGTCAAGACGTCCGGCGAAGACGTCGGCCTGCCCGAGGGCGTGATGGGGAACAGCGAAGTCGGTCACCAAAACATCGGCGCCGGACGAATCGTCGACCAGGAAGTGATGCGGATCACGCGCGCCATCCGCAGCGGCGCGTTCTTCACCAACGCCGTCGTCCAAGGTGCCGTCCAGCATGCCAAGGCCAACGGCGGCACGTTGCATTTGATCGGTTTGATGTCGGACGGTCGTGTTCACAGCGACATCCAACACGCGTACGCCTTCATTCAAGTTGCCAAGGACGCGGGCCTCGGTCGCGACGGTTTGGCGATCCACGCGATCACCGATGGCCGCGATACTTCACCGACCAGCGGCGTGAAGTTCGTCGGCGACCTGGAAAAGAAGTGCGAAGAAATCGGCGCCGGCCACGTCGCCACGGTGATTGGCCGATTCTTTGCGATGGACCGCGACTTTCGTTGGGACCGCGTTCAGAAAGCGTACGACTTGTTAACGAAGGGATCCGAACGAACGGCCCCAACGGCATCGGCCGCAATTGCAAACTACTACGACAATCCGACGACGCCATCGGTGACGGGCGACGAGTTTGTCGAACCAACGTCGATCACCAGTGCGAGTGGTCCGTCGAAGATCAAGCCGGGTGATGCGGTCATCTTCATGAACTATCGCGGCGACCGGCCTCGCGAATTGACCAAGGCGTTCGTTTACGACGACGCGGCTTGGTCAGGGATCGAGGGCGGCGGCTTTGACCGTGGCAAGAAGATCGACAACTTGTACTTCGCCACCATGGCCGGCTACGAAACCGGATTGCCCGTCGAAGTCATTTTCGAGAAGCCGGCGAAGATGCCACACATCTTGGGCGAGTACATCAGCTCGTTGGGACTGCATCAATTCCGATGCGCGGAAACCGAAAAGTATCCGCACGTCACGTTCTTCTTCAACGACTATCGCGACGAGCCGTTTGTCGAAGAGGAACGCGGGATGGCTCCGTCGCCGCGTGACGTTTCGACCTACGATCAAAAACCAGAAATGTCGGCCGATGAAGTCGCGTCGAAGGTGTTGGCGGAAATCGAAAAAGGTGAAGCTGATTTGATCGTCGTCAACTTTGCCAACGGCGACATGGTCGGACACACCGGCGTACTGGCGGCTGCGGTCAAAGCCGTAGAGAAAGTCGATGCGTGCGTGGGCAAGGTCGTCGACGCGACGTTGGCCAAGGGCGGATCGCTCGTTGTCACGGCCGACCACGGTAACTGTGAACAGATGATCGATCCGGAAACGGGCGGGCCTCATACAGCCCACACGACATTTGAAGTTCCGTTGATCGTCGTCGAACCAGGCTTGGACGGAAAGAAACTTCGCAGCGGTGGACGGCTTGCCGACATCGCGCCAACGGTGCTGGCACTGATGGGATTGCCCAAGCCCGATGAAATGACGGGCGAGTCGTTGGTCGATCTGTAA
- a CDS encoding glucose-6-phosphate isomerase: MSLLRFDAAGCISDEWGIQPAQTNALAATLLGMRNEWTQHPSAPFFRWPENQFSAYLADRTDSELGRVFKVANGLHDHIDAVVVIGTGDVTLGVKAMRDACSDPYHNELSRAARGSKPRMYFAGDRFDNDATASLIHRITEGGYGDSPAEKRWAIVVIDPVGQTPETAVALRQFVSVLERSLGGEADAWLPRLLIPITSANSRLDRLAAEIGCQQVFSVPPELGNLSDDLFRVLSPVGLLPAAMLGLDCVKLLEGAAAINDHFIATDYADNLVLKQVAVEHVISKHRGHPTAETNVWVDALKTAARWRDRLNQATTPSHGKLINHITVDQDRQDRLVVGKSRRDQDHLNAIGDQTLTTLNRNAIQAANDQPKDGRHPTTQTIFPTVDTFVLGQWFQMSMIARALRHELSLKT; this comes from the coding sequence ATGAGCCTCCTTCGTTTCGACGCCGCCGGATGCATCAGCGACGAATGGGGGATCCAACCGGCCCAGACCAATGCCTTGGCCGCGACGTTGCTGGGCATGCGAAACGAATGGACCCAGCATCCGTCGGCCCCCTTTTTTCGCTGGCCCGAGAACCAATTTTCGGCGTACCTGGCCGATCGAACAGATTCCGAATTGGGACGCGTGTTCAAAGTCGCCAACGGACTGCATGACCACATCGACGCCGTCGTGGTAATCGGCACCGGCGACGTGACGCTGGGCGTGAAAGCGATGCGGGACGCATGCAGTGACCCGTACCACAACGAACTGTCCCGAGCAGCGCGAGGCAGCAAGCCTCGCATGTATTTCGCCGGCGATCGTTTCGACAACGACGCGACCGCGTCGCTGATCCATCGTATCACCGAAGGCGGATACGGCGACTCGCCAGCCGAAAAGCGATGGGCGATCGTCGTCATCGACCCGGTTGGGCAAACGCCCGAAACGGCCGTCGCACTACGACAATTCGTTTCGGTGCTGGAAAGATCGTTGGGCGGCGAAGCGGACGCGTGGTTGCCCCGTTTGTTGATCCCGATCACATCCGCCAACAGCCGGTTAGATCGCCTGGCCGCCGAAATCGGTTGCCAGCAGGTGTTCTCGGTGCCGCCGGAACTAGGCAATTTGTCGGATGACCTTTTTCGCGTACTGTCGCCGGTTGGGCTGTTGCCCGCCGCGATGCTGGGGCTCGACTGCGTCAAGCTGCTCGAGGGTGCCGCCGCGATCAACGATCACTTCATCGCGACCGATTATGCTGATAACTTGGTGTTGAAACAGGTTGCGGTGGAACACGTGATTTCCAAGCACCGCGGCCACCCCACAGCCGAGACGAACGTATGGGTCGACGCTTTGAAAACCGCCGCACGATGGCGCGACCGATTGAACCAAGCGACCACCCCAAGCCACGGTAAACTGATCAACCACATCACCGTCGATCAAGATCGCCAGGATCGCTTGGTCGTCGGCAAGAGTCGTCGCGACCAAGACCATCTGAATGCGATCGGCGATCAAACGCTGACCACGTTGAACCGTAATGCGATTCAAGCGGCAAATGACCAACCCAAGGACGGGCGACACCCAACCACGCAAACGATTTTCCCAACCGTCGACACATTCGTGTTGGGGCAATGGTTTCAAATGTCGATGATCGCCCGGGCACTCAGACACGAACTCTCTCTAAAAACTTAA
- the trpA gene encoding tryptophan synthase subunit alpha: MSAVDQLFADLRKQGRKALMPFITAGDPNIETTAAILRAVGPAGADLCEVGVPYSDPIADGPVIQASYQRALDKKFKLGQVFEMGRQITGDIQTPLVTMVSYAIIYRVGLAKYIEQAKAAGFAGAIVPDLLVEEASELSAICKAADFSLIQLVTPTTPRARQVAIANSSSGFLYYVSVTGITGERTALPDDLVDNVGWLREQTDLPICIGFGISGPETAAKLAPVADGLIVGSAIVKRMASAPDQATAVASVSDFVKELRAAIDN; the protein is encoded by the coding sequence ATGTCCGCAGTCGACCAACTCTTTGCCGATCTACGCAAACAGGGCCGTAAGGCGCTGATGCCTTTCATCACCGCCGGCGATCCCAACATCGAAACGACTGCCGCGATCCTGCGAGCCGTCGGACCGGCCGGCGCGGATCTTTGCGAAGTCGGTGTACCGTACAGCGATCCGATAGCCGACGGGCCGGTGATCCAAGCCTCGTATCAACGGGCCTTGGATAAGAAGTTCAAACTCGGCCAAGTGTTCGAGATGGGAAGGCAGATCACCGGCGACATCCAAACGCCGCTGGTGACGATGGTCAGCTACGCGATCATCTACCGCGTCGGATTGGCCAAGTACATCGAACAAGCCAAAGCGGCGGGCTTTGCCGGCGCGATCGTACCGGACTTGTTAGTCGAAGAAGCCAGTGAGTTGTCGGCGATCTGCAAGGCAGCCGACTTCAGCCTGATTCAACTGGTGACGCCGACGACGCCGCGAGCACGCCAGGTCGCCATCGCCAACTCGTCGTCGGGTTTTCTGTATTACGTTTCCGTCACGGGCATCACCGGCGAACGGACGGCGCTGCCGGACGACCTGGTCGACAACGTCGGTTGGCTGCGAGAGCAAACGGATCTACCAATTTGCATCGGGTTCGGAATCAGCGGCCCCGAAACGGCGGCGAAGCTGGCGCCCGTCGCCGACGGATTGATCGTCGGATCGGCGATCGTCAAACGAATGGCATCGGCGCCGGACCAAGCAACCGCGGTCGCGTCGGTGTCGGACTTTGTGAAAGAACTGCGCGCAGCGATCGACAATTAG
- a CDS encoding carboxylesterase family protein, with protein sequence MKPFISILVLLLASPLTAQDFAKGPYANLIQGKFVHAEEPLAKNGLPLWIYGDKKLATGRKLYPLVVVLHGRRNNVKPGEEFTPQAIAKPWAKTENQRRNPCFVVQPYYPPKGGWEKIPEQLDATVAHLMQHLPIDPHRVYLMGFSNGAQGTFQTLARDPSRYAAAITVSGPVDPKSVVGKIKAPIRAWVGENDHDLNKNKRCIALANALKDSGVDIELVVVKGAGHACHGVPTGDPKVHQWLFSQQRPR encoded by the coding sequence ATGAAACCATTCATCTCAATACTCGTACTGTTACTTGCGAGTCCGCTAACCGCCCAAGATTTTGCGAAGGGTCCCTATGCAAATCTGATTCAAGGGAAGTTCGTGCATGCGGAAGAACCGCTGGCCAAAAACGGACTTCCTCTTTGGATTTACGGCGACAAGAAACTCGCCACCGGCCGAAAGCTCTACCCATTGGTCGTCGTGCTGCACGGCCGACGCAACAACGTAAAGCCGGGTGAGGAGTTCACTCCTCAGGCGATCGCCAAACCATGGGCGAAGACAGAAAACCAACGCCGGAACCCGTGCTTCGTGGTCCAGCCCTACTATCCGCCGAAGGGCGGCTGGGAAAAAATTCCTGAACAACTCGACGCCACCGTTGCTCACCTGATGCAGCATCTTCCGATCGACCCACATCGAGTTTACTTGATGGGTTTTTCGAACGGGGCCCAGGGCACCTTTCAAACGCTCGCTCGCGACCCCAGTCGTTACGCCGCCGCCATCACCGTGTCGGGCCCGGTCGATCCCAAGAGCGTGGTCGGAAAAATCAAAGCTCCGATCCGAGCCTGGGTTGGTGAAAACGATCACGACCTGAACAAGAACAAGCGATGCATTGCCCTGGCCAACGCATTGAAGGACAGCGGTGTCGACATCGAACTGGTCGTCGTGAAAGGCGCCGGCCATGCCTGCCACGGCGTTCCCACCGGTGACCCTAAAGTTCATCAATGGTTGTTTTCACAACAGCGACCACGCTAA
- a CDS encoding ISAs1 family transposase — MERSASLVEQLKAVSDPRPGEPVYPLVNVVFMTICAVIAGTDDFVAIAKFANTKKEWFAKFLDMTQGVPSHDRFNAILNAIKPEEFEPMLLQWITQLHNVADGQVIAIDGKTLRRSYDAATGKAAIHMVSAWATDNHISLGQTVVDAKSNEITAIPKLLEMIDVSRGLVTIDAMGCQTEIAAKIVDEVADYCLAVKGNQPTLYEGIKAFFLDHLEDDFTRIKVSEHHTKETGHGRIDERSYYLCEVPDDLPDAGRWKDLCAIGMSINNTQRRKGDEIAVRYYILNKVVDGELFAGAVRDHWGIEKSCHWQLDVAFGDDQCRIRKGHRDENFSTLRRTALSLLKQEKTAKCGVKNKRLNAGWNDDYMEKVVFRAHPSKAYLLLRGDGS; from the coding sequence ATGGAACGCTCCGCTTCGTTGGTTGAACAGCTCAAGGCCGTCTCGGACCCGCGTCCGGGCGAACCCGTTTATCCATTGGTTAATGTCGTATTCATGACCATCTGTGCGGTCATCGCGGGCACGGATGATTTTGTTGCGATTGCAAAGTTTGCCAACACAAAGAAGGAGTGGTTTGCAAAGTTCCTTGATATGACCCAAGGGGTTCCTTCGCACGATCGTTTCAACGCGATTCTCAACGCGATCAAGCCTGAAGAGTTTGAACCGATGTTGCTTCAGTGGATCACTCAGTTGCATAACGTTGCCGACGGCCAAGTCATTGCGATTGACGGCAAGACGCTTCGTCGAAGCTATGACGCGGCCACCGGCAAGGCAGCCATTCACATGGTCAGTGCGTGGGCGACGGACAATCACATCAGCCTTGGTCAAACAGTCGTCGACGCGAAGAGCAACGAAATCACAGCGATCCCCAAGCTGCTCGAAATGATCGACGTTTCCCGGGGTTTGGTGACGATCGACGCGATGGGATGCCAAACCGAGATCGCTGCAAAGATCGTTGACGAAGTTGCGGACTATTGCTTGGCGGTAAAAGGAAATCAACCGACGCTGTATGAGGGAATCAAGGCATTCTTTCTGGATCACCTTGAAGATGACTTTACAAGAATCAAGGTATCCGAGCATCACACGAAGGAAACCGGTCACGGACGTATCGACGAGCGCAGCTACTACTTGTGTGAAGTTCCCGACGACCTTCCTGACGCAGGTCGTTGGAAGGATCTTTGTGCGATCGGCATGTCGATCAATAACACACAGCGTCGTAAAGGCGACGAGATCGCGGTCCGTTACTACATCCTCAACAAAGTGGTAGACGGGGAATTGTTCGCCGGTGCGGTGAGAGATCATTGGGGCATCGAAAAAAGTTGCCATTGGCAGTTGGATGTGGCGTTCGGCGACGACCAGTGTCGCATTCGCAAAGGGCATCGGGACGAGAACTTCAGTACGCTCAGACGGACAGCTCTAAGTCTGCTCAAGCAAGAAAAGACGGCCAAGTGCGGAGTCAAAAACAAGCGGCTCAACGCTGGCTGGAACGATGACTACATGGAGAAGGTCGTTTTCAGGGCTCATCCGAGTAAAGCGTACTTGCTCCTGCGCGGCGACGGCAGTTAA
- a CDS encoding Calx-beta domain-containing protein: MTRYPKRRRPRFSAIESLEKRQMMAAAIDDAMTSHASVESSVVAGSASNAIAKTASASSAYIGRPISITVGPGTVTEGALGQTATTSVTVSRSGSLSQPVRVLVTVSDGTAKRSDNDFEGYSREFTIPAGRSHIDVPIKVFGDGKYEGHEYLTVRARLNESTFSSPWGSNRVSIINDDAKPFTTVDSLTNNVIVNEGDVGYQTLSFDYKPTSPSSERTVVRVQTRSLARNPTAGVDYEAVDKLLVWQPGETHTQRVEVKVYGDTNYNDSSRETFQVLVTPIQNARVAARNYTNVTIVDDDDAPPPIPTQLTFEHVREAEGNGGARTARATFRLSNPTNYGVEIQYAPKTGGAWGAAVEGEDFQLKAGRVIIPAGQTEVTLDIPIVGDNLVESDEYFHVSLTAPDWVHVPNPHMGVTLLNDDSPLVDAHAAVFRNGTWFIDGGDGGSAERTVSFGLAGDTPLTGDFNGDGSTDLAVVRNNHASGMLDWYFDYSANGTLDATRHFGLLGDKAVAGDFNGDGETDVAVVRENHWTGGLDWYVDYDRAGFAAEDVKRFGNIGDQIVPGDFDGNGRTDFGVARNENGFLRWYMDIAGDGESAEQSSIFGLSTDRALVGDWDGDGDDDFGVARVLKAEVVDLLFDLTDGQDHDEERRIRYGWESDEFLSL, from the coding sequence ATGACACGATACCCAAAACGAAGGCGACCACGATTCTCGGCGATTGAATCCTTGGAGAAGCGACAAATGATGGCTGCCGCGATCGACGATGCGATGACGAGTCACGCGTCGGTCGAGTCTTCCGTGGTGGCAGGCTCCGCCTCGAATGCAATTGCCAAAACGGCCTCCGCCTCGTCGGCGTATATTGGCCGGCCCATCTCAATCACCGTCGGACCAGGTACAGTGACTGAGGGGGCGTTGGGTCAAACAGCCACGACGAGCGTCACGGTCAGTCGCAGCGGATCCCTCAGCCAACCGGTCCGAGTGCTGGTCACGGTTTCTGATGGAACAGCCAAGCGTTCAGACAACGACTTTGAAGGCTATTCGCGTGAATTCACCATTCCAGCCGGTCGCAGCCACATCGACGTTCCCATTAAAGTCTTTGGCGACGGAAAGTACGAAGGGCACGAGTACCTAACCGTAAGGGCTCGTCTAAACGAATCCACTTTTAGCTCGCCGTGGGGCAGCAATCGAGTCTCGATAATTAACGACGACGCAAAGCCGTTTACTACCGTGGATTCTTTAACCAATAACGTCATCGTCAACGAAGGTGACGTTGGGTATCAAACACTTAGCTTTGACTACAAACCCACGTCACCGTCCAGCGAACGAACTGTCGTTCGAGTTCAAACGCGAAGCTTGGCACGGAATCCCACCGCTGGCGTGGATTACGAGGCGGTCGATAAATTGCTCGTCTGGCAACCTGGCGAAACGCATACTCAACGTGTCGAGGTCAAAGTTTATGGCGACACGAATTACAACGACTCGAGTCGAGAGACTTTTCAAGTTCTCGTGACACCGATCCAAAATGCCAGAGTAGCGGCTCGAAATTATACGAACGTGACGATCGTTGACGATGACGATGCGCCGCCACCGATTCCAACCCAACTAACGTTCGAACACGTTCGCGAGGCCGAGGGAAATGGAGGTGCTCGTACTGCCCGCGCTACGTTCCGGCTCTCCAACCCAACCAACTACGGCGTTGAAATCCAATATGCCCCGAAAACCGGAGGTGCTTGGGGGGCAGCGGTCGAAGGCGAAGACTTTCAATTGAAGGCAGGTCGAGTGATCATTCCCGCTGGTCAAACCGAGGTAACACTCGATATTCCCATCGTCGGTGACAACCTCGTGGAATCGGACGAGTACTTTCACGTCAGCCTGACGGCACCTGACTGGGTTCACGTTCCCAATCCGCATATGGGTGTTACGCTTCTCAACGATGATTCACCGCTGGTGGATGCCCATGCAGCCGTATTCCGAAACGGCACGTGGTTTATCGACGGAGGTGACGGGGGCTCCGCCGAGCGAACTGTATCCTTTGGATTGGCAGGGGATACGCCGCTGACCGGCGACTTCAACGGTGACGGATCCACTGACCTTGCTGTGGTCCGCAACAACCATGCAAGCGGCATGCTCGACTGGTACTTTGACTACTCGGCCAACGGAACTCTCGACGCGACGCGACATTTTGGGCTGCTAGGCGACAAAGCGGTCGCAGGCGACTTCAATGGGGACGGAGAAACGGATGTCGCGGTGGTTCGCGAGAATCATTGGACGGGCGGCCTGGACTGGTATGTCGACTATGATCGTGCTGGGTTCGCTGCCGAAGATGTCAAGCGGTTCGGAAACATTGGCGATCAGATCGTACCAGGCGACTTCGACGGCAATGGACGAACCGACTTCGGCGTCGCGAGAAACGAAAACGGATTTCTGCGATGGTACATGGACATCGCCGGTGACGGCGAGTCCGCGGAACAGAGTTCGATATTCGGTTTGTCGACAGACCGTGCGTTGGTCGGCGATTGGGACGGTGACGGTGACGACGACTTTGGCGTAGCAAGGGTTCTGAAAGCTGAAGTCGTCGATCTGCTGTTCGATCTGACGGATGGGCAGGATCATGACGAAGAACGCCGAATCCGTTACGGTTGGGAATCCGATGAATTTCTTTCGCTTTAA